Below is a genomic region from Ketogulonicigenium vulgare WSH-001.
CTGGCGGGGATCACCGCCATCATGCCGACGCTGCATGTGATCCTGAAAGTCGCGGCCGTGGCTTACATGGTCTATCTGGCGTGGAAAATCGCCAATGCCGCACCGGTTGACGATACGGTCAGCACCGCGCAGCCGCTGACCTTTTTGCAAGCCGCCGCCTTCCAATGGGTGAACCCAAAGGCATGGGCGGGCGCCGTGACCGCCGTGGCAGCCTATGCCCCCAGCGGATCGTTCATCAGCACGTTCTGGGTCGGGATCGCCTTTATCATCGCGGCGCTGCCCTCGGTCACGCTGTGGTGCGTCGCGGGGCAGGAAATGCGCCGCCTGCTGAACACGCCGGCCCGCCTGCGCGCGTTCAACATTACCATGGCGGTGTTATTGCTGCTGTCGCTGATCCCGATCCTGATGCTGTAATCAGAACGGGATGTCGTCAGCCTGTGCAGCGGGGACCAGGAAATGCGCCATCAGGTGCTTTTCCCCCGCCTTGTCAAAGGCCACCATCACCTTGCCCGCATCCAGCGCCGTGACCGCACCATAGCCGAACTTTTGGTGGAACACGCGCTGGCCCAGTTCGAACACCGGGCTGGCCACCGCATCAATCACCACATTACGGGCGGATTTCATCCCGCCCGCGCCGCGCTGAACGCTGCGTGACTGCATCCGCTGCCAGCCGGGGGAATTATAGACATCGGCCTTTGCGGCACGTTCCTCGACCTGCGCGGGGCTAGAACTGGCGGCTCCGTAATGGCCGTTGTTCAGCGTTGGCGGTGTCAGCACCTCGACATCATCATGCGGCAACTCGTCGATAAAGCGCGAGGGCAGCATCGACTGCCGTTGCCCATGGAAGAACCGCGTCGCGGCGAAACTGATGATCGCCACCCGCTCGGCGCGTGTGATGCCGACATAGGCCAGACGGCGTTCCTCCTCGAGCGCGGCAAGCCCGCTTTCGTCCAGCGATCTTTGCGAGGGGAAAATCCCGTCCTCCCACCCCGGCAGGAAGACGACGGGAAACTCCAGCCCCTTGGCCGCATGCAGCGTCATGATCGAGATTTGCGGCTGGCTATCGTCCGATTCGTTTTCCGCCACCAGCGAGACATGCTCAAGGAAACCTTGCATATTCTCGAAATTATCCAGCGACTTGACCAATTCTTTCAGGTTCTCCAGCCGCCCCTCGGCGTCGGGGGTCTTCTCGTTCTGCCACATAGTCGTGTAGCCAGAACCGTCGAGGATCTCTTCCGCAATCTCGATATGCGACCGGCCCGCCAGTACGGCATCATGCCAGCGGTAGAACTGCTGCACGAGCCCGCCCAGCGAGGCAAGGGCCTTACCGCCCAGCAGGCGCTGTTCCACCACAACCCCCGCCGCATCCAACAGCGACATGCCACGCTCGCGCGCGGTGCGTTGGATGGTCTGCACCGCCTTTTCTCCAAGGCCGCGCTTGGGCGTATTCACGATCCGCTCGAACGCCAGATCGTCGGTGGATGAGACCGCCAGCCGGAAATAGGCCATCGCATCGCGAATCTCGAGCCGTTCATAGAAACGCGGGCCGCCGATGACGCGATAGGGCAGACCAATCGCCAAAAAGCGATCCTCGAACCCGCGCATTTGGTGCGACGCGCGCACCAAAATCGCCATATCATCCAGTTCGAACGGGCCAATGCCGCGCGTGCCGCGTTGCAGGGCCTCGATCTCTTCGCCGACCCAGCGCGCCTCTTCCTCGTTATCCCAGTGGCCGATCAGACGGACCTTTTCGCCCATATAGGACTGCGTCCACAGCGTCTTGCCCAGCCGCCCGCCGTTCTTGGCAATCACGCCCGAGGCTGCCGCCAGAATATGTCCGGTCGAGCGGTAGTTCTGCTCCAGCCGGATCACCGTCGCGCCGGGGAAGTCGCGTTCAAACCGCAAAATATTGCCCACCTCGGCGCCGCGCCAGCCATAGATCGACTGGTCATCATCGCCGACGCAGCAGATATTGCTATGCCCGCCCGCGAGCAGGCGCAGCCACAGATATTGCGCCACATTGGTATCTTGGTATTCGTCGACGAGGATGTATTTGAAATCCTGCTGGTATTTCTGCAGCACATCGGGATACTTTTGGAAAATGCGCACCATATGCATCAGCAGGTCGCCAAAATCGACCGCGTTCAATTGGCGCAGGCGTTCCTGATATTCGGCGTATAGCCGCATCGCGCGCCCGTCATAAAAGCTGGCATCCGAGGTCGGAATGCTATCAGGCGCGATCGCCTTGTTCTTCCAGCCGTCGATGACATTGGCCAAAGCCCGCGCGGGCCAGCGTTTTTCGTCAATATTGGCGGCGATGATCAACTGCTTCATCAGGCGCAATTGATCATCCGAATCCAGAATCGTGAAATCGGGGCGCAGGCCGACCAGTTCCGCATGGCGGCGCAGCAGCTTGACACAGACCGAGTGGAAGGTGCCCAGCCACGCCATCCCTTCGGCCTGATCGCCCAGCATCGCATTGATGCGCAACCGCATCTCGCGCGCGGCTTTATTGGTAAAGGTCACCGCCAGAATTTGGCGCGGATAGGCGCGCTGCGTGTTCAGGATATGCACGATCCGCGCCGTCAGCGCCCGCGTTTTGCCCGTTCCCGCCCCCGCCAGCATCAGCACCGGCCCGTCCAATGTCTCGACCGCCGCGCGCTGCGCGGGGTTCAGCCCCTCAAGATAGGGCGAGGGGCGCACGCCCATGGCGCGCTGCGAAAGGCTGATATTGGGGCTATTCTCGGTCATGGCTGCACCATATCCAAGCGCGCCATGGCTGGAAAGCCCCATGTTCCCGTTCCGTTCGAATTCGCTTGCAAAAGGTGAACATGGGCAAAATTCGCGCGATTGGTTCATCAATCTTACCAAAACGTCGCAATTTCATTGCGGACGCTGCGGAAACTTCCTACGCATAGCGCAACTGCAATGGGGAGGCAGACAGAAATGGCCGAATTTCAAAAGATTCTGGTAGCAAATCGGGGCGAGATCGCGATCCGCGTCATGCGGGCCGCGAACGAGATGGGCAAGAAAACCGTCGCCGTCTACGCCGAGGAGGACAAGCTGGGCCTGCACCGCTTTAAGGCGGATGAGGCCTATCGCATCGGCGAGGGCCTTGGCCCCGTGCAGGCCTATCTGTCGATCCCCGAGATTATCCGCGTTGCCAAAATGTCCGGCGCCGATGCGATCCATCCCGGCTATGGCCTCTTGTCCGAGAATCCCGAATTCGTCGAAGCCTGCGACGCGGCCGGCATCACCTTTATCGGCCCCAAGGCCGAGACGATGCGCGCGCTGGGGGATAAGGCCTCGGCCCGCAAAGTGGCGGTTGCCGCAGGCGTGCCGGTCATCCCCGCAACCGAAGTGCTGGGCGAGGACATCGACGCCGTCCGCGACGAGGCCGCGGCAATCGGCTATCCGCTGATGCTGAAAGCCTCGTGGGGTGGCGGCGGTCGCGGTATGCGCCCGATCAACGGCCCCGAGGAACTGGCTGAAAAGGTGCGCGAAGGCCGCCGCGAGGCCGAAGCCGCTTTTGGTAATGGCGAGGGTTATCTGGAAAAGATGATCCTGCGCGCCCGCCACGTCGAGGTGCAGATCCTGGGCGACAAGCATGGCCAAATCTATCACCTGTGGGAGCGCGATTGCTCGGTCCAGCGCCGCAACCAAAAGGTGGTCGAGCGCGCCCCCGCCCCCTACCTGACCCAGGAACAGCGCGAAGAGATCTGTGATCTTGGCCGCCGCATTTGCCAACATGTGAACTATGAATGCGCCGGCACGGTCGAATTCCTTATGGATATGGACAGCGGCAAATTCTACTTCATCGAGGTGAACCCCCGCGTGCAGGTCGAGCACACCGTGACCGAGGAAGTCACCGGCATCGACATCGTCCGCGCGCAAATCCTGATTGCCGAGGGTAAGTCGCTGGCAGATGCCACGGGCGCCGCATCGCAGGCCGATGTGCAGCTCAAGGGTCATGCGCTGCAATGCCGCGTCACCACTGAGGACCCGCTGAACAACTTTATCCCCGATTATGGCCGTATCCAGATGTATCGCAGCGCCACCGGTGCGGGCATCCGGCTGGATGGCGGCACCGCCTATTCCGGCGCGGTCATCACGCGCTATTACGATTCGCTGCTGACCAAGGTGACGGCGCGCGGCCAGACGCCCGAAATGGCGATCGCCCGCATGGACCGCGCCCTGCGCGAATTCCGCATTCGCGGCGTCTCGACCAATATTGATTTCGTGATCAACCTGCTGAAGCACCCCGTCTTCCTTGGCAATGAATATACCACGAAGTTCATCGACACGACGCCCGACCTCTACCATTTCAAAAAGCGCAAAGACCGCGCGACGAAACTGCTGACCTATATCGCGGATATCACCGTCAACGGTCACCCCGAGACCAAGGGCCGCCCCCGCCCCGCCGATATCAAACTGCCCCGCGTACCCAAGGTGTCCATTGACGCGCCGCCCGCCGGAACGCGCCAGCTGCTGGACAGTGAGGGGCCAAAGGCCGTTGCCGATTGGATGCTGAAACAAAAGCGGCTGCTGATCACCGACACGACGATGCGCGACGGGCACCAGTCACTGCTGGCCACAAGGATGCGCTCGATCGACATGATCCGCATCGCGCCGACCTATGCGCATAAGATGTCTGAACTGTTCTCGGTCGAATGCTGGGGCGGCGCGACATTCGATGTGGCCTTCCGCTTTTTGCAAGAGGACCCGTGGCAGCGCCTGCGCGATATCCGCGCCAAAATGCCCAATGTGCTGACACAGATG
It encodes:
- a CDS encoding LysE family translocator — translated: MTIAVFFAVLAFAVVNSITPGPNNLMVMASGANFGLKRTWPHLWGITLGFAVMVFTLGIALAGITAIMPTLHVILKVAAVAYMVYLAWKIANAAPVDDTVSTAQPLTFLQAAAFQWVNPKAWAGAVTAVAAYAPSGSFISTFWVGIAFIIAALPSVTLWCVAGQEMRRLLNTPARLRAFNITMAVLLLLSLIPILML
- a CDS encoding ATP-dependent helicase; translation: MTENSPNISLSQRAMGVRPSPYLEGLNPAQRAAVETLDGPVLMLAGAGTGKTRALTARIVHILNTQRAYPRQILAVTFTNKAAREMRLRINAMLGDQAEGMAWLGTFHSVCVKLLRRHAELVGLRPDFTILDSDDQLRLMKQLIIAANIDEKRWPARALANVIDGWKNKAIAPDSIPTSDASFYDGRAMRLYAEYQERLRQLNAVDFGDLLMHMVRIFQKYPDVLQKYQQDFKYILVDEYQDTNVAQYLWLRLLAGGHSNICCVGDDDQSIYGWRGAEVGNILRFERDFPGATVIRLEQNYRSTGHILAAASGVIAKNGGRLGKTLWTQSYMGEKVRLIGHWDNEEEARWVGEEIEALQRGTRGIGPFELDDMAILVRASHQMRGFEDRFLAIGLPYRVIGGPRFYERLEIRDAMAYFRLAVSSTDDLAFERIVNTPKRGLGEKAVQTIQRTARERGMSLLDAAGVVVEQRLLGGKALASLGGLVQQFYRWHDAVLAGRSHIEIAEEILDGSGYTTMWQNEKTPDAEGRLENLKELVKSLDNFENMQGFLEHVSLVAENESDDSQPQISIMTLHAAKGLEFPVVFLPGWEDGIFPSQRSLDESGLAALEEERRLAYVGITRAERVAIISFAATRFFHGQRQSMLPSRFIDELPHDDVEVLTPPTLNNGHYGAASSSPAQVEERAAKADVYNSPGWQRMQSRSVQRGAGGMKSARNVVIDAVASPVFELGQRVFHQKFGYGAVTALDAGKVMVAFDKAGEKHLMAHFLVPAAQADDIPF
- a CDS encoding pyruvate carboxylase gives rise to the protein MAEFQKILVANRGEIAIRVMRAANEMGKKTVAVYAEEDKLGLHRFKADEAYRIGEGLGPVQAYLSIPEIIRVAKMSGADAIHPGYGLLSENPEFVEACDAAGITFIGPKAETMRALGDKASARKVAVAAGVPVIPATEVLGEDIDAVRDEAAAIGYPLMLKASWGGGGRGMRPINGPEELAEKVREGRREAEAAFGNGEGYLEKMILRARHVEVQILGDKHGQIYHLWERDCSVQRRNQKVVERAPAPYLTQEQREEICDLGRRICQHVNYECAGTVEFLMDMDSGKFYFIEVNPRVQVEHTVTEEVTGIDIVRAQILIAEGKSLADATGAASQADVQLKGHALQCRVTTEDPLNNFIPDYGRIQMYRSATGAGIRLDGGTAYSGAVITRYYDSLLTKVTARGQTPEMAIARMDRALREFRIRGVSTNIDFVINLLKHPVFLGNEYTTKFIDTTPDLYHFKKRKDRATKLLTYIADITVNGHPETKGRPRPADIKLPRVPKVSIDAPPAGTRQLLDSEGPKAVADWMLKQKRLLITDTTMRDGHQSLLATRMRSIDMIRIAPTYAHKMSELFSVECWGGATFDVAFRFLQEDPWQRLRDIRAKMPNVLTQMLLRASNGVGYTNYPDNVVQFFVKQAAETGVDVFRVFDSLNWVENMRVAMDAVVDSNKILEASICYTGDMLDSARPKYDLKYYVAMAKELEAAGAHVLGIKDMAGLLKPAAAAQLVRVLKEEVSLPIHLHTHDTSGASIATIMAASAAGVDAVDAAMDAFSGNTSQPTLGSIVEAMRGTERDTALDVEAIRDISNYWEQVRAQYAAFESGLQAPASEVYLHEMPGGQFTNLKAQARSLGLEERWHEVAKTYAEVNRMFGDIVKVTPSSKVVGDMALMMVAQGLTRTQVEDPAVEVAFPDSVVDMMRGNLGQPPGGWPVELQAKILKGEAPMLDRPGASMPPVDLEGVRAKLSAELEGRKIDDEDLNSYLMYPKVFLDYMGRHRNYGPVRTLPTETFFYGMRPGDEISVEIDPGKTLEVRLQAVAETTEEGDVKVFFELNGLPRTVRIADRTKVSTLIARPKATAGNPNQIGAPMPGVVATIAAQVGKPVKAGDLLLTIEAMKMETGIHAERDGVIKAVHVGPGSQIDAKDLLIELE